A stretch of Labrus bergylta chromosome 19, fLabBer1.1, whole genome shotgun sequence DNA encodes these proteins:
- the LOC110004769 gene encoding (3R)-3-hydroxyacyl-CoA dehydrogenase-like isoform X1 — protein MTAATRLISRLTLVTGGGSGIGRAVCQRLASEGASVVVADISEESANETMVGLQNDLRGQGHMAAVVDVSSKESVKKLVTRIQPPSVCVNAAGITQDHFLLNMEEDHFDRVIQVNLKGSFLITQAVAQALVACGAPKGSIITVGSIVGKRGREERVQR, from the exons ATGACGGCTGCCACACGGCTGATATCAAGGTTGACGCTGGTCACTG GAGGAGGCAGTGGGATCGGACGGGCGGTATGTCAGCGTTTGGCCTCTGAGGGCGCCTCCGTGGTGGTGGCAGACATCAGCGAGGAGTCTGCCAACGAGACCATGGTGGGTCTGCAGAATGACCTCAGAGGACAGGGTCACATGGCGGCTGTGGTGGATGTGTCATCAAAAGAGAGCGTGAAGAAGCTGGTCACCAGAATACAG CctccctcagtgtgtgtgaacgcagcaggcaTCACGCAGGACCACTTCCTGCTCAACATGGAGGAGGATCACTTTGACAGAGTCATCCAGGTCAACCTGAAG GGCTCCTTCTTGATCACTCAGGCTGTGGCTCAGGCTCTGGTGGCCTGTGGAGCACCCAAAGGATCCATCATCACCGTGGGCAGCATCGTAGGAAAG CGAGGCCGAGAAGAACGAGTGCAGCGATGA
- the LOC110004769 gene encoding (3R)-3-hydroxyacyl-CoA dehydrogenase-like isoform X2: MTAATRLISRLTLVTGGGSGIGRAVCQRLASEGASVVVADISEESANETMVGLQNDLRGQGHMAAVVDVSSKESVKKLVTRIQPPSVCVNAAGITQDHFLLNMEEDHFDRVIQVNLKGSFLITQAVAQALVACGAPKGSIITVGSIVGK; the protein is encoded by the exons ATGACGGCTGCCACACGGCTGATATCAAGGTTGACGCTGGTCACTG GAGGAGGCAGTGGGATCGGACGGGCGGTATGTCAGCGTTTGGCCTCTGAGGGCGCCTCCGTGGTGGTGGCAGACATCAGCGAGGAGTCTGCCAACGAGACCATGGTGGGTCTGCAGAATGACCTCAGAGGACAGGGTCACATGGCGGCTGTGGTGGATGTGTCATCAAAAGAGAGCGTGAAGAAGCTGGTCACCAGAATACAG CctccctcagtgtgtgtgaacgcagcaggcaTCACGCAGGACCACTTCCTGCTCAACATGGAGGAGGATCACTTTGACAGAGTCATCCAGGTCAACCTGAAG GGCTCCTTCTTGATCACTCAGGCTGTGGCTCAGGCTCTGGTGGCCTGTGGAGCACCCAAAGGATCCATCATCACCGTGGGCAGCATCGTAGGAAAG tga
- the LOC109976355 gene encoding major histocompatibility complex class I-related gene protein-like isoform X1, protein MKTLVFVSLVGLFLHDTTAEMHSLKYFFTASSEVTNFPEFVAVGIVDDIQIGHYDSNIKRVELKQDWAKKITEDKAEYWEWETQRAVFHQQLFKVDLDNFKRRFNQTGGVHIVQVMIGCKWDDETGEVNGYDQHGYDGEDFIVLDTKTMTWVAPQQQAVAIKQKWDNNKAQLEYLKNYFNNECLDLLKKYVNYGRSSLMRTDLPTVSLLQKTPSSRVTCHATGFYPNRAMMFWRKDGEELHKDVDKGEILPNHDGSFQISADLQLPSDDWGKYDCVFQLSGVKEDIVTKLDKREIKTNYVNPIYMIFVIIPVVLLLVTIVCAAGFCLYKKRNAQRPPSPVNDPAVQQMMLPNQNT, encoded by the exons ATGAAGACtctggtgtttgtgtctctcgTGGGATTATTCCTCCACGACACGACGGCAG AGATGCACTCTCTGAAGTATTTCTTCACGGCGTCTTCTGAAGTCACAAACTTCCCAGAGTTTGTGGCTGTTGGGATTGTTGATGATATTCAGATAGGACACTACGACAGTAACATCAAGAGAGTAGAACTCAAACAGGACTGGGCGAAGAAAATCACAGAAGACAAAGCTGAATACTGGGAGTGGGAGACTCAGAGAGCTGTGTTTCACCAGCAGCTCTTCAAAGTCGACCTTGACAATTTCAAGCGGCGCTTCAACCAAACTGGAG gtgttcacaTTGTCCAGGTGATGATAGGCTGTAAGTGGGATGATGAGACTGGAGAGGTTAATGGTTATGATCAGCATGGTTATGATGGAGAAGACTTCATAGTTCTGGACACGAAGACAATGACGTGGGTCGCTCCACAACAACAGGCTGTCGCCATCAAACAGAAGTGGGATAATAACAAAGCTCAGTTAGAGTATCTTAAGAACTACTTCAACAATGAGTGTCTTGACTTGCTGAAGAAGTATGTGAACTATGGGAGGAGCTCTCTGATGAGAACAG ACCTCCCCACAGTGTCTCTCCTCCAGAAGACTCCCTCCTCTCGGGTCACCTGCCACGCTACAGGTTTCTACCCCAACAGAGCCATGATGTTCTggaggaaagatggagaggagctTCACAAGGACGTGGACAAGGGAGAGATCCTCCCCAACCACGACGGCTCCTTCCAGATCAGCGCTGACCTTCAACTGCCCTCTGATGACTGGGGGAAGTACgactgtgtgtttcagctctctGGTGTGAAGGAGGACATCGTCACCAAACTGGACAAACGAGAGATCAAGACCAACTACG TGAATCCCATCTACATGATCTTTGTCATCATCCCTGTTGTTCTCCTTCTTGTAACCATCGTCTGTGCGGCTGGATTCTGCCTGTATAAGAAGAGAAATG cccAACGCCCTCCATCCC CGGTAAACGACCCGGCTGTGCAACAAATGATGCTTCCAAATCAAAATacctga
- the LOC109976355 gene encoding major histocompatibility complex class I-related gene protein-like isoform X2 produces MKTLVFVSLVGLFLHDTTAEMHSLKYFFTASSEVTNFPEFVAVGIVDDIQIGHYDSNIKRVELKQDWAKKITEDKAEYWEWETQRAVFHQQLFKVDLDNFKRRFNQTGGVHIVQVMIGCKWDDETGEVNGYDQHGYDGEDFIVLDTKTMTWVAPQQQAVAIKQKWDNNKAQLEYLKNYFNNECLDLLKKYVNYGRSSLMRTDLPTVSLLQKTPSSRVTCHATGFYPNRAMMFWRKDGEELHKDVDKGEILPNHDGSFQISADLQLPSDDWGKYDCVFQLSGVKEDIVTKLDKREIKTNYVNPIYMIFVIIPVVLLLVTIVCAAGFCLYKKRNAVNDPAVQQMMLPNQNT; encoded by the exons ATGAAGACtctggtgtttgtgtctctcgTGGGATTATTCCTCCACGACACGACGGCAG AGATGCACTCTCTGAAGTATTTCTTCACGGCGTCTTCTGAAGTCACAAACTTCCCAGAGTTTGTGGCTGTTGGGATTGTTGATGATATTCAGATAGGACACTACGACAGTAACATCAAGAGAGTAGAACTCAAACAGGACTGGGCGAAGAAAATCACAGAAGACAAAGCTGAATACTGGGAGTGGGAGACTCAGAGAGCTGTGTTTCACCAGCAGCTCTTCAAAGTCGACCTTGACAATTTCAAGCGGCGCTTCAACCAAACTGGAG gtgttcacaTTGTCCAGGTGATGATAGGCTGTAAGTGGGATGATGAGACTGGAGAGGTTAATGGTTATGATCAGCATGGTTATGATGGAGAAGACTTCATAGTTCTGGACACGAAGACAATGACGTGGGTCGCTCCACAACAACAGGCTGTCGCCATCAAACAGAAGTGGGATAATAACAAAGCTCAGTTAGAGTATCTTAAGAACTACTTCAACAATGAGTGTCTTGACTTGCTGAAGAAGTATGTGAACTATGGGAGGAGCTCTCTGATGAGAACAG ACCTCCCCACAGTGTCTCTCCTCCAGAAGACTCCCTCCTCTCGGGTCACCTGCCACGCTACAGGTTTCTACCCCAACAGAGCCATGATGTTCTggaggaaagatggagaggagctTCACAAGGACGTGGACAAGGGAGAGATCCTCCCCAACCACGACGGCTCCTTCCAGATCAGCGCTGACCTTCAACTGCCCTCTGATGACTGGGGGAAGTACgactgtgtgtttcagctctctGGTGTGAAGGAGGACATCGTCACCAAACTGGACAAACGAGAGATCAAGACCAACTACG TGAATCCCATCTACATGATCTTTGTCATCATCCCTGTTGTTCTCCTTCTTGTAACCATCGTCTGTGCGGCTGGATTCTGCCTGTATAAGAAGAGAAATG CGGTAAACGACCCGGCTGTGCAACAAATGATGCTTCCAAATCAAAATacctga